The Leishmania panamensis strain MHOM/PA/94/PSC-1 chromosome 23 sequence DNA window GGAGTCGCTCCGCGAACCAAAACAGGGAGGAAAGTGGAAAGGTGAGGGAGGGTACAGGCAACGTCACTCTGCGTCCCGTAGCGACAAGATCGCTACGACCTCCTTGCCACTTGATATAATGCGCACACGACTGCCGCAGACCATTGCACACAGTAACGGCAAGCAACACAGGCAGTCTCTGTCGATATGCATCACGGTGCtaccaccttctcctttgtgccCCTCCTCGTCTGCATTGATGAGGAATAGGGCTGGGAGCGTGCACACACGGGCACCCTTCCATGTAGtgcagaaagggggaaatGCTAAGCCAGCTCTCCCTGTAGCATACTACGCCAGTCCTCACTTTCCTCCTCCAAATCCCCGTTAGTCTTCATCTCTGACGTGGATGGAAACACCAAGAGCTTGCACCTTAGAAACGATAGCGGTAGCGGATGATAGGCACATCAacctcatcgtcgtcgccaaTCATCCCCGTGACGACGAGATCAAAGTAGTCGATGCCATCCAGCAGCGTTTCGCCTTTCGACTGGGCCACCTCCGAGACGCGCTTCTCCTTGTCCTTCGCCTTCCCACCAAACTCAGTGTAGATCATCTTTCCATTTTGGAGCGCAATCATGAACACCTCGAGCTCGTAGCGatcacgcagcagctgaaccAGCTCCTTGACGAACATGTCACGACCCTCCGAGATGTCGAGGCGGTCCCAGATGCCCCACCGCAGCTTCTTGCCGCTCGGCAGCGCGTACGAGCGACTCTGCGCGACGATCGGATCCGAGAAGGCAATGAATGGAAGAGCGATATTCACAAAGGCGCTGCGAAAGAGCGTCACCAGCTTCTCCGGCTCTTCATCCGCGTCAAGGTAGAACTTTtcgccgtggctgctgccagttcccgctgctgcggactTACGCGCATGGTGAAACTGTATGAGAAGGTACTTGAGCAGCTCAAAGCCGACGAGCCCCGTGACAAGAGACGTGGTTGTCACCATGGCAGGGATGATGTTGCCTGCGATGCGCTTTGTCTGGTTGAAGTCAGCGGCAGGGATGTTGTAGGCCCGCGCGCGTAGGTTGGAGCCGTAAGTGATAAACTGCACGTGGTGGTTTGTGATGTCGTCCTTGTCAAACTCCTCAGCGCGCATGCGGCGAGTGCCAAATTGGGTGACCACgggcagctgctccaccgtcAGTCCGCTCGACAAAGACGTCTGCTGCGACGTCTGCCTCTCAGACGTGGCAAACACAGCGTGGCGAGGCACAAAATGAGgcaccgtcactgccgctgcttgtcTTACGGTCTCCTCCTtggagagcgagaagggtgGCAGCTGGTACACCTTGGCGAAGAGGCAGGCGCAGTGGTAGACAAACTCGATGTCCTGCTCCGAGCCGGCATTGAATTCCTGCGGCTTTGGTGGCTTCTTTGCGCCGCTCCAGAACAGCTGCCCATCCTCGGTACGCTTGTCAAGGGGGATGTTGTGCAGAAGCTGGCGGAAGCCATCGTTGAAGTGCTCCTGGTATAGAAGGCGCGCGAGTCGTACAcactcctcctcgttcttgGGCCACCGGCCCAGCGCGTCGTTCACGTTATGCATGACTgtatcagcagcagccgggtCGTTGCGCAGATTGTTTGCGAAGGCTACCGGGTTGTCCAGGTACTGGTTCACGTCTGCCGGAACGCTGACAAAGAGCAGGTGAAACAAGTCGCGGGCCCACTGAATCGTGTGCTCGATCGCGTTCGGGAAGTTCTTGAGAGTGCAGAGCGGAATGCCCTTCTCGGGCGGGtcgtagctgctgctgtagctcTCGGTCACAAACGGTATGACGGGCTGCATGTTGCACTTTGTGCCAAGCGTACcgctctccagcagcggcttctgATAAAACAGACAGCGGGAGTCCACGTACTTGCGACTCGCAACGTTGTCCAGCGCATTGAGAATGACTGCCTGCTGCGCCCAAAAGTCCTCGTTAAAGATCACCTCCGTCTCCGGTGCCATCTTGGCCTCGTGTGGTGTAATCTTCACCTCGGCGTTGATGTGGCCGGCCGCCTCAGCTGCCACGACGGACTTCGGACGGCCAATATGGTGGTTGCGGAAGAGAAACTGCCGAGACAAATTGCTCATCTCAATTGTGTCCATGTCTGTAATGGACACCTCACCGAATCCCATCAACGCGACGTTCTTGATGAGCTCGCAGCCGAGCGCGCCGGCACCGACGATGAAcgccttctgctgccgcaggtACTGCTGAAACGCGTGGCCAAGCACTGCCTCCTGACCGGCGTaccgcgatggcgccgccggcgcaTCGGGGaacaccgccgccgaagaGCACAATGCCGACGCAGACATGGTCTTTGCTCCGTACTGccacgcctgcagcacctcacgCGCGTCGTAGTACATCCACTGGTGCAGCGGTGTGAACTTCCCGCTGCACACCTTCAgtgcctcctgcgccgccatgCCACCAATGAAGCACGTCATCGGGTTCAGGTCGCCACCAAAGacaggcagcagcatgcGCATGATGGGTGCCTCTGCGCCTGGGTTGATGGACTGCGCCACCTTCACGATAGTCTCCACTTCAGCGGGTGAGGTTGGCACGTTGCCGTGGCGGGCGACCGCGGTGAACATCGCGTGCAGCGTGGCGGCTGCCACGCACTTCTCCTCTTTATCGAAGATCATGAGGCACTCGGGGTTGTGAAGACTCTCGGCCAGCGTTCTGTAGTGCTCCCTCCGC harbors:
- a CDS encoding ubiquitin-activating enzyme E1, putative (TriTrypDB/GeneDB-style sysID: LpmP.23.0710), with the protein product MLSEDEQKRQLYNRQEYVVGSETQARYGSTNVLVVGAKGLGAEIIKNIVLTGVKSVKVLDNAVVTIEDLGTNFFLRPDDVGKPRGAAVAQAAKELNRFVEVSSVSGDPLLHIPVVHVVIYTNAYTSTLTVANDVARENKVRFISCESRGVCGCIFVDGGESLDIVDSDGEDTVTCVVTALSSDGLVTLHEDKNHECETGSKVYFTGLSALPQANTTEPAVPSAWKLFEVAEVISPHTMRLKGIADLVSAGVVVDVGTSAYLHTTKKGRREHYRTLAESLHNPECLMIFDKEEKCVAAATLHAMFTAVARHGNVPTSPAEVETIVKVAQSINPGAEAPIMRMLLPVFGGDLNPMTCFIGGMAAQEALKVCSGKFTPLHQWMYYDAREVLQAWQYGAKTMSASALCSSAAVFPDAPAAPSRYAGQEAVLGHAFQQYLRQQKAFIVGAGALGCELIKNVALMGFGEVSITDMDTIEMSNLSRQFLFRNHHIGRPKSVVAAEAAGHINAEVKITPHEAKMAPETEVIFNEDFWAQQAVILNALDNVASRKYVDSRCLFYQKPLLESGTLGTKCNMQPVIPFVTESYSSSYDPPEKGIPLCTLKNFPNAIEHTIQWARDLFHLLFVSVPADVNQYLDNPVAFANNLRNDPAAADTVMHNVNDALGRWPKNEEECVRLARLLYQEHFNDGFRQLLHNIPLDKRTEDGQLFWSGAKKPPKPQEFNAGSEQDIEFVYHCACLFAKVYQLPPFSLSKEETVRQAAAVTVPHFVPRHAVFATSERQTSQQTSLSSGLTVEQLPVVTQFGTRRMRAEEFDKDDITNHHVQFITYGSNLRARAYNIPAADFNQTKRIAGNIIPAMVTTTSLVTGLVGFELLKYLLIQFHHARKSAAAGTGSSHGEKFYLDADEEPEKLVTLFRSAFVNIALPFIAFSDPIVAQSRSYALPSGKKLRWGIWDRLDISEGRDMFVKELVQLLRDRYELEVFMIALQNGKMIYTEFGGKAKDKEKRVSEVAQSKGETLLDGIDYFDLVVTGMIGDDDEVDVPIIRYRYRF